TGGGATGTGGGAGTTCCATGTGAGTTGCACGTTCAAACCTAGGCTTAAACGTGGAACTCTTATGTCTCAACTTAATTTTGTTTATGCGAATTCCATGTACAAACCTAGGtcattattttattaataaaatcaTTATTTTAAAAAACTATACATTATACAAACTTTTAATCTGATACTTGATGGTTCATAATAATTAAATACGATGTCACTTCATTTACTAATCTCTCTCTCAATGACTATTATATTGTATATCCCATTTTTACCGACTAACCATTTTATTTTCTACTAAATTTACAACCACCTAATCGGTTTAGAGTTAAATGCAAACCTTTGAGAAGTTATAGACCACCAAGAAAATAAAAATGGAGAAACTCCTTATGGCGGTTAAACAAGGGCCCTATTTGGTAATCAGCAGATtgatattagcagaagcagattagtcaagcagattataaatgacagattggattaataggtttgactagtatatttcaattagcagatttagtagaagtgtttggtaattagcagattttggttaatagattgttgtatctatgtgtagaTTGTTGACAGATTCATAGttcacaatctactaatgtgaatatgctgggtagagcagcatattggaaaacagtagattgagttccaatctactctttcaatatgccatttaccaaatactcaaaatagtagattgatgagtcaaacatgttaaaagttttgaatatgctgaaaatttcTCAATCCaccgtttaccaaacacccccaaGGTTAAAATGTATCATGTCAGCGCATTCGCTATACACTTAACGACCTTTTTACAAGATACTTATCGACAACCAATTAAACGgttaagagagaaaaaaaaaagtacttTAAATATTATTTCctatttttactttaattttgatAGTAATTGATTATTTATTTTTAACCTAAATAATATTGTCCTTTTAAAATAGTCATTTCAAGTAGGGATGTTAATCTCACCCGCACGCGCTAAATATCCATCCACCCGATTTAAATGGACGGACGAAAATCTGaaataaatggatgatggatgaagTTAAATCCAACCCGTCATCCATCCGCCACCCGATATTCTtccttttttgaaaaaaaatacggagtatatatttaTAAAAAACTTTAGCTACCCAATACTAAGCTACTTACTTTTTATATGTTCAAGCAAACATTAAGTTACGAGATTTTTAAAGCACTTAGTCTAATACTAATTTACTTTACATATTTTTGGTTGAAATAAAATTTAATACTTTTTTAGGCTTATAAACATAATTAAATCATCACCCATTTATCACtcgatccacccgtttcatccgCGGATGATGGATGGACGGGTGATGGATGATAAGTTTTGCGGATGATGGATGGGTTGGATGAGGTTTTTAATGTGATGGATGGATGCGGGTGAAGTTTCACCCGACCTGAACCCGATTCATTGACATATCTAATTTCAAGTCTTTTTTGTTCAATTAGAGTGATGTGTTGTGTTCGGCTAGTTTCGAgcaggtcatttcgggtcgggtcagttttgGGTGAACAAAGCTCGGTTTCATGTTTGGGCCGGATTGGGTCGTTTCAGGTTTCAGGTCACATCCGAGGATCGTGCTTCAGGTCAATTTCGAGTCTCGGATCAACCTTTTTAGATCGGTCAATCATATAGGGTTGGTTTTGCGAGGTCCATAATCGCTCACTCAGCAAGATACTTATCGACAGCCAACTAAACGATAATCAGTCGCAACCTAGCAAAAGCCCAAAATATTACCTGATCTGATCCGACCCGAATTAGCCATACGCAGCCAACCTCTACCTCCACAGACCGCCCAAAACAACCTCTAATACATCGCAACATATAACCATTCCAAACACTGCAAACAATCGCGTTGTCTTCCTTCAAATAATCCCACGAATCACTCGCCTATCTCTTCTTTTCATTTGGGTCCCCATCCCAAATTCGCACAAATTAAAATTCCCCTTCATATTCCAATCCTTCCCTAATTATTTATTTTCAATAATTTCCTCCATTTTTCATCCAAAAATGCCGAGAAACAATCGCCACCGTCAAGATGTCTCCACAATCAACAATCGCAACCGTCAATTACCACCGGAAAACACCCAAAAACCAAACCCTAAATTCCTTTCCCTTCTCTTACAAGCCCTAATTATGGCATTCGTAATTTCCCTCTTTTTCATCTTCGTCGGTGTCGCCGCAATCATATTCCTTCACTTATGCATCGCCGGCGGCGCGCTTCACCGTCGACGAAATCGACGGCGACCCATTTCAGGTGACGGGGAAATACCATCTGGGTTGTCGGCCGATTCGCTAAAGGCGATACCAATTGAGAGATTGAATGTTTCGGAGATATGCGCAATTTGTTTGGAAAATGTtgaaaagggggaatttgttagggTTTTATCGGGTTGTAATCATGTGTTTCATTTGGATTGTGTTGATAAATGGCTTATGAAGGTGCCCGCTTGTCCTACTTGTCGGAGCTCCGTTAGTGTTTCGGGTCGTGATATTGTGGAGGAGGTTGATCGTTCGGGTGGGTTTGATTGGGAGCGGTTGTGGGGGGCTTGTGGGTAGGATAGGATAGGGTAAGGGGTTTAGTGTAATGTGAATTTCATGTAATTTTACGGGTTTTATTTTTGCGTCAGCGTCAACAACATTACCCCGGTGCCACAAAGCGTGGGTTAGAGTCTAAGAGGGGTTTTGGGTTTAGGTTTATGCATCCTTTATATATACTCTATGTTAAGATGTTTTGTAGTTTCAAGTAAATTATGCATTTTATTTTGATATTAATGAAATGATTAGTCTTCTTGTATTAATCTTTGTTATTCATATGTTTATAGAATTATAGTAGCTGCTACTGCTATGAATTGCTATGCAATTAGTTTAGCTTTATATTGCTCCTTCATTGAAAACTTTAGTTCTTGATGAATTTGTATGACTTATTGATGTTTTTATGATCATATTTATGCATTGATCAATGTTGGATTgtccttttctttttgttctaTTATATTCCTTGTTCTTAGGTTAGTTTATATTAACCTTTCCCTTTTCCTAGTAGGAGTACTTGGGACGGAGGTATAAAAAAGAAAGCTTACATCTTATGCATGTGAATCAGTAATAGTAAGGGTTTGCTTGGGACGGAGAAAATAATTATTCGAGAAATAGAGCTCAATATAACTATATAAGGGGAAATCGGAGGAGATTGGCGGTAGATGGTGATAGTGGAAGGTGGAAGAGAAGGAGAGGGATGAACTATTATCTCCTTATGGGGGAGGTGAGTAACGACACCATCCTCGAAAGAGTAATTATTACCCTCGGACCCTCATTTTCACCTTCCATCATCATCACTCTTCTCCATTTTCTAGTTCATTTGAGTTCTATTCCCCAAGTACTTGTAATTTTACTCGCATCCTAAGCAAACCCTAAATGAGGATGATATTCCCTTGTTGATATATGATGTCCAACTTTGTTTGCTTCCTAGTTATGCCTCTTGACTGAAAGCTTGCCTCTTGAGAAAGGTTGAGCTGAGGCAAATTACCCAATGCGTATATAAAACTGTAATTTGATTTCGGATCAAGTTGGGTATAAAATCTAGGTTTCAATAGTTGGTCCTGGCCTGGTGGTGCAACACTGCAATATCCTGCTTGTTCAAGCAGTTGTTTGGTGCTGGTACTTGATACTAGGAGGCAATGGAGGACCATGTACCAAGCACTACTCGAAGATATTGACGAGCATTATTTTCGTTTGCTAGTTAGCCCTGCTGCCGTGCCCTTTTGATTCAGGAGATACAATCTCAAGTTGTCTTTATAAACTtctgaaaaatgttcaaaagttTAATGTTCCATGGAAGTGTGAATATCATCGTAATGCGTGTTAATGATATCAACAGACGAAGGTTGATTATGGGATAACTGTAGTAGGTATGTAACATTGTTTGGTGAGCTTTGGTCATTGGCCTCTATTTATTTAGTGTACCTGTCTTGGTTCTTCAGTTCCAAGCTACAGATACACTCCGTCAGTTTTCCGTTGAATTTTCTTGTGAAAATGTGTGTGCATTGTTTGGATTCAAAAGCTGGAGCAAATGGGATGGAAAGGACGGCAGTGGATGAGGGAAAAGGGTGAGAATGGGAAGACAGCCTGGAGTTTTCACTCGAATCTTATAATCCGGTGAATGTTTTTGCTTTGCTGGTAAGTATGTCTCCTACTTCCTACATATGTTTGTGTTGGTGTTTTTGGTGTTTTGCCTCTCTCCTTGGGTTGTTCTTGCTTTGGCAATTGGCCGATTTTTCAGATTTGCGTTGGTTGGCCGCTGGGGTGAATTTTGTTTCAGAATGGGCAAGCGATAACATGAGCCACTTCATTGGTTTTGTTCTAGTTAATTTTGCTGTTGTAGATGATGATGTGGGTAGCAAGTCTATCAGATATTTTGAGAAATTATTCAGGCATTGGGAACATATGGAGTCGGTCCCCAACTGGATTACATTGGTGCGAGTTTTTGAGGTGTATAGGTAATGCTCTGTTTGTTGGTTATACTACACAGTTAAAGATTAAAGATTGGATTACATTGGTACGTTTGAACTTTTTTAAATAAGCAAATGTAAAGAATTGATTGGAAGGAGTAATTGGTTTAAGTATACACCAAGTAGAGAGAGATATAGGAGCCTTGAACTAAAATATGACACAATAAAGACAAGAATTGGATTCATGTTAAGCCTCAAGCATGACAACACATTAACGATAATGTTTGGAACTATTCAAGTTCGTATTGACTCGATACATATAACCCGGTCATCACCTCCGGTTTGATTATTTATAGCAAccatgcatattttatatacaaaGTAATCGGCAAATGGAATATATGATCATGCTGCGCACAAGACACGATCAAGTCGTCCCTATGCTTGACTTAGCAGGCGGCTAAAGGTGTTATTCCTCCCAAACACGATGCATAAAATAATCCCTACATGATTACATAAATGTTCTTTACAATGTGTAGGACGATGAGTTCTTCATAAACATTCATGCTCCATATAGTATCTCTACAAAATACACAAAACCGCATCGAAAAAATGGAGGAAAACAATGGAGTAACGAAAAGGTTACTACCCTTTATTCCTAATTGTATATCTCCATTAGTACCGATGATCCTAGACTCGTTCAAAATCATCTTCTTAGACTATCCTAAGCTCTTTTTCGTTGTCTACATTGTCGCTGCCCTTCCTACGTCTATTCTCCTCACTTCTCTATCAATTTCGGCTACCCCTCGCCACCTCAAGGCGTACTTGATGAGGCTTGAGTGGCTTAGCCGGGTGGTCCCCACGGAACAAGGAATGAAAAATGTATGGGAAACGTCTCAGGATGAGCTTAGGAAGCTCTATCATTTTAGGGTGTTACACGCAGTTCCTATTTTAGTTTTTTCACTCGTTACAGTGGTTGCAACGGTGACTATAACTTCATTGGCCTATAATAGAAAGAATGAAGTATCCttagaaaataaaaagaaatgtccTAACCTGAGCGCAGTTTTTGCTGCGCTTAGGTCAAAGTGGGCATGGCCTTTGTTAGCTGGCGTAGCAAATTCTTTTGTATGGATAATGTGGGGTCATGTGCTCCCCATCTTAAAAATTGTTGGGCAGCCGGGAGCTGTTGTTACGATGACAGTCGCTGAGGTGGTGGTGGAGGTGTATATGATGACCGTACTCAGCCTCTCATTGGTGGTCTCGGTAGAGGAGGAGCGAGCGGGATTGGATTTAATTCGGGCCGGGTTAGGTGTAATGAAGGGAAGGAAGGTTTGTGGGTGGGTATTGTCCGGGTTGATATTGGTGGGCACGAATTGTATAGGGAGGGAAATGGAGATGGTGATGGACGGTCAGGATTCGGAGGTCAATGGGCGGTATACAAATTGGACGGTCGAGATGAGGGTCGTTTTTATGGTTGGGCTTGTGATTTTCTTAGCTTGGATAATATTGTGGAGTAATGTGGTATTTACCGTTTTTTATTGTGATTGGAGAAAAAGAAATGTGGATAGAGATACATTGGAGAAGGATTTAGATGGAGATATTGAAATTCTATGAGCTAATTAAATAGAGAATGTTAGATAAAGTAGCTGAGAAATTGAGATACGGAGTATAATTGTATAAACATATTTTCATACTAATTTAGTGAATATTTTGGTTTGATTATTCAATTACAAGTTTTAATTAAggtttcgagttgttcaattATATTTTGGTATAAACATATTTCCATACTATATTCTTTTAAATTTGTACTCCATTTTAATTAAGGTGCCTTTTAGTGTTCCATGGACCATGGTTAACTTATCAAATAAAAAAGTTAGATAAAGCGTGATGGGAAATCGTCAAATCGATACATACATTTAGATTTAGGTCTGTTCTTTTAAACTGAAACtatctgaactaaactgaattgaaT
This sequence is a window from Silene latifolia isolate original U9 population chromosome 8, ASM4854445v1, whole genome shotgun sequence. Protein-coding genes within it:
- the LOC141595660 gene encoding uncharacterized protein LOC141595660, yielding MEENNGVTKRLLPFIPNCISPLVPMILDSFKIIFLDYPKLFFVVYIVAALPTSILLTSLSISATPRHLKAYLMRLEWLSRVVPTEQGMKNVWETSQDELRKLYHFRVLHAVPILVFSLVTVVATVTITSLAYNRKNEVSLENKKKCPNLSAVFAALRSKWAWPLLAGVANSFVWIMWGHVLPILKIVGQPGAVVTMTVAEVVVEVYMMTVLSLSLVVSVEEERAGLDLIRAGLGVMKGRKVCGWVLSGLILVGTNCIGREMEMVMDGQDSEVNGRYTNWTVEMRVVFMVGLVIFLAWIILWSNVVFTVFYCDWRKRNVDRDTLEKDLDGDIEIL